In Candidatus Tectomicrobia bacterium, one DNA window encodes the following:
- a CDS encoding NADP-dependent oxidoreductase yields MRAVVLKEFGGVENLADMEWPDPSPGEGEVRIRVKAASVNPTDFKARRGGNEGKTPLILGRDVAGVVDGAGKGAGAFKAGDEVMAYLPRFGDDGGNGYAELACVPQEFVAPKPRRLSFAEAAAVPLTALTAYEAVVMKARFERGESAFVAGASGGVGTMAVQMLRILGAAPVLATAGGEKSAAYLREKLGLEDRHIVRYSGLSVEEAAAKVQAANGGRRVKVAVDLVGRDMKRVCMRVVDYWGHVCSIASDPDNPIPQFFTTQPEGIFWKSCSFHAVFLRTPVRGGGRAYFGQYQKSLAHIREWLETGALKPPMVTEVGPLNARNIGRAHLMLEEGHVQGKLVLPVG; encoded by the coding sequence ATGCGCGCGGTGGTGCTGAAGGAATTCGGCGGGGTGGAGAACCTGGCGGACATGGAGTGGCCCGATCCCTCGCCCGGGGAGGGGGAGGTGCGCATCCGGGTCAAGGCGGCCTCGGTGAACCCGACCGACTTCAAGGCCCGCCGGGGCGGGAACGAGGGGAAGACCCCTCTCATCCTCGGGCGGGACGTGGCGGGGGTGGTGGACGGCGCCGGCAAGGGCGCGGGCGCCTTCAAGGCCGGGGACGAGGTGATGGCCTACCTCCCCCGCTTCGGGGACGACGGGGGGAACGGCTACGCCGAGCTGGCCTGCGTCCCCCAGGAGTTCGTGGCGCCCAAGCCCCGGAGGCTCTCCTTCGCCGAGGCGGCGGCGGTGCCCCTGACCGCCCTCACGGCCTACGAGGCGGTGGTGATGAAGGCGCGCTTCGAGCGGGGGGAATCCGCCTTCGTGGCCGGGGCCTCGGGCGGGGTGGGCACCATGGCGGTGCAGATGCTCCGCATCCTGGGGGCCGCGCCCGTCCTCGCCACTGCGGGCGGCGAGAAGAGCGCGGCCTACCTGCGCGAGAAGTTGGGCCTCGAGGACCGGCACATCGTCCGCTACAGCGGCTTGTCGGTCGAGGAGGCCGCCGCCAAGGTGCAGGCGGCGAACGGGGGCCGGCGCGTCAAGGTGGCGGTGGACCTCGTGGGGCGGGACATGAAGCGGGTGTGCATGCGGGTGGTGGACTACTGGGGCCACGTCTGCTCCATCGCCTCGGACCCGGACAACCCCATCCCCCAGTTCTTCACCACCCAGCCCGAGGGGATCTTCTGGAAGTCGTGCTCCTTCCACGCCGTCTTCCTGCGCACCCCGGTGCGCGGGGGCGGCCGCGCTTACTTCGGCCAGTACCAGAAGAGCCTGGCCCACATCCGCGAGTGGCTGGAGACGGGCGCCCTCAAGCCCCCGATGGTCACCGAGGTGGGGCCGCTCAACGCCCGGAACATCGGGCGCGCGCACCTCATGCTCGAGGAGGGCCACGTCCAGGGGAAGCTCGTCCTGCCGGTGGGGTGA
- a CDS encoding PIN domain-containing protein → MPFLLDTSALSELVEKKDQVVRQAKERLQAALERGEDVYVSAPALYETLRGLLHIDATEEVQFLEDFAQVLGVQELSWADWRRGAEIWADLRRRGHPLSKEDRIDFDVLLGALAISLEATVVTQNIRHFEAIGVPVQPWNAW, encoded by the coding sequence ATGCCGTTTCTGCTTGATACCTCGGCGCTTAGTGAACTAGTCGAAAAGAAGGATCAAGTTGTTCGTCAAGCGAAGGAGCGTCTCCAAGCTGCACTTGAGAGAGGCGAGGACGTTTATGTTTCTGCCCCTGCTCTGTATGAAACCCTCCGAGGTCTGTTACACATAGACGCGACAGAAGAAGTGCAATTCCTGGAGGATTTCGCTCAAGTCTTGGGAGTGCAAGAACTATCCTGGGCAGACTGGCGGCGGGGTGCGGAAATTTGGGCGGACTTGCGGAGGCGTGGTCATCCCTTGTCCAAGGAAGACAGGATTGACTTTGACGTTTTGCTAGGTGCTCTTGCGATTAGCCTTGAAGCAACGGTGGTGACGCAAAACATCAGGCATTTCGAAGCCATCGGAGTACCTGTGCAGCCTTGGAATGCGTGGTGA
- a CDS encoding TIGR04255 family protein yields the protein MSTEKRYKNPPIAEALCEIHFEEGLKWNATFFGLFHERIKDEFPEAKELHGLEMGFQTKPGRIDQQFREVGIRMRFHRKDKTALVQISKNLLAVNLLPKYPGWKKFKPLILARLKDYISVIQPKAIVRTGLRYINRIVLPEAEFKFDRFFAKSSYLPGGVYQEPGPFLVRVELSPYMETRLHLTVATHTEPAEKGQIANIVDLDHIAFNRMESPAEKNVGIVLEEAHSRIIEVYESIIGNKLRERFGVEES from the coding sequence ATGAGCACAGAGAAGCGCTATAAGAATCCTCCCATCGCCGAGGCCCTCTGCGAAATTCACTTCGAGGAGGGCCTTAAATGGAATGCCACTTTTTTTGGGCTTTTCCACGAGAGGATCAAAGACGAATTTCCGGAGGCGAAAGAGCTTCACGGGTTGGAAATGGGTTTCCAGACTAAACCTGGGAGGATTGACCAGCAGTTCCGAGAGGTCGGAATCCGAATGCGATTCCATCGCAAGGATAAAACCGCATTAGTACAAATCTCCAAGAACCTATTAGCCGTCAACCTTCTTCCCAAATATCCAGGGTGGAAAAAATTCAAGCCGCTCATTTTGGCAAGACTCAAAGACTACATTTCGGTGATTCAACCGAAAGCGATTGTGCGCACCGGGCTACGATATATTAACCGCATTGTCTTGCCCGAAGCGGAATTTAAATTTGACCGGTTTTTCGCGAAGTCGTCTTACTTGCCCGGCGGGGTATATCAGGAGCCAGGTCCATTTCTAGTTCGAGTAGAACTGTCTCCCTATATGGAGACGCGGCTTCATCTGACCGTTGCAACGCATACAGAGCCTGCGGAAAAAGGACAGATTGCCAATATCGTAGATTTGGATCACATTGCCTTCAATCGGATGGAATCACCCGCAGAGAAAAACGTTGGGATAGTTCTTGAAGAAGCGCACTCGAGAATTATCGAGGTTTATGAGTCAATCATTGGCAATAAATTGCGTGAGCGTTTCGGCGTGGAGGAATCGTAA
- a CDS encoding SDR family oxidoreductase, producing MRLKDKTAIVTGGGGGIGRGIIRAFAREGARVCVMDVTEEVAKRGVADGGKDAFAIGVDVTKEADVARAVKTALGRLGRVDILVNCHGRASRLMGNPIDRLTLEEWNEVFAVNTVGVFLMCRAVAPHMRERRYGKIINIASMAARRANENVPHYCASKAACMSFTMSLAKEMAKHGVNVNAINPGLLWTDLWEKGHGVIMGLDSDKAPREVFDAFVKSAVPLGREQTPDDVGHMAVYLASDESRNVTGQGLMLAGGAWMV from the coding sequence ATGCGCTTGAAGGACAAGACGGCCATCGTGACGGGGGGCGGAGGGGGCATCGGGCGGGGAATCATCCGGGCGTTCGCCCGGGAGGGCGCCCGGGTCTGCGTCATGGACGTGACCGAGGAGGTGGCCAAGCGCGGGGTGGCCGACGGGGGGAAGGACGCCTTCGCCATCGGGGTGGACGTCACGAAGGAGGCGGACGTCGCGCGCGCCGTGAAAACCGCCCTCGGCCGCCTGGGCCGCGTGGACATCCTGGTGAACTGCCACGGGCGGGCCTCGAGGCTGATGGGGAACCCCATCGACCGGCTCACGCTGGAAGAGTGGAACGAGGTCTTCGCCGTGAACACGGTGGGCGTCTTCTTGATGTGCCGGGCCGTCGCCCCCCACATGCGGGAGCGGCGCTACGGCAAGATCATCAACATCGCCTCCATGGCGGCGCGCCGGGCGAACGAGAACGTGCCCCACTACTGCGCTTCGAAGGCCGCCTGCATGAGCTTCACCATGAGCCTCGCCAAGGAGATGGCGAAGCACGGCGTGAACGTGAACGCCATCAACCCGGGCCTGCTGTGGACCGACCTCTGGGAGAAGGGCCACGGGGTGATCATGGGGCTGGACAGCGACAAGGCGCCCCGCGAGGTGTTCGACGCCTTCGTGAAGTCGGCCGTCCCCCTCGGCCGGGAGCAGACCCCCGACGACGTGGGCCACATGGCGGTCTACCTCGCCAGCGACGAGAGCCGCAACGTCACCGGCCAGGGCCTCATGCTCGCCGGCGGGGCGTGGATGGTGTGA
- the znuB gene encoding zinc ABC transporter permease subunit ZnuB has protein sequence MWTEDFLLRGLLGGAAAALVAGPLGCFVVWRRMAYFGDALAHSALLGVALGFLLGLDLRVGSLAVCLVLALLLVLLQRPDGLASDTALGILAHTALAAGLVAVSLMERLRADLMGYLFGDILAVTPGDLAWIWGGGAVVLAGLAWLWRDLLALTVHEELAQAEGVPALRVRFLFMGLIALAVAIAMKIVGVLLITSLLIIPAAAARRLARTPEQMALLASLLGLLAVAGGLAASLRWDTPAGPSVVLAAALLFALSALAPLRAR, from the coding sequence ATGTGGACCGAGGACTTCCTCCTGCGCGGGCTCCTGGGCGGGGCGGCGGCGGCCCTGGTGGCGGGGCCGCTCGGCTGCTTCGTGGTGTGGCGGCGGATGGCCTACTTCGGCGACGCCCTCGCCCACAGCGCGCTGCTGGGGGTGGCGCTGGGCTTCCTGCTGGGGCTGGACCTCAGGGTGGGGAGCCTGGCGGTGTGCCTCGTCCTCGCGCTCCTCCTGGTCCTCCTCCAGCGCCCGGACGGCCTGGCCTCGGACACGGCGCTGGGCATCCTCGCCCACACCGCCCTCGCGGCGGGCCTGGTGGCGGTGAGCCTGATGGAGCGCCTTCGGGCCGATCTCATGGGCTACCTCTTCGGCGACATCCTCGCCGTGACCCCCGGAGACCTCGCCTGGATCTGGGGAGGCGGGGCGGTGGTGCTCGCCGGCCTCGCCTGGCTCTGGCGGGATCTCCTGGCCCTGACCGTCCACGAGGAGCTGGCCCAGGCCGAGGGGGTGCCCGCCCTGCGCGTGCGGTTCCTCTTCATGGGGCTCATCGCCCTCGCGGTGGCCATCGCCATGAAGATCGTGGGGGTGCTCCTCATCACCTCCCTCCTCATCATCCCCGCGGCGGCGGCGAGGCGGCTGGCCCGCACCCCCGAGCAGATGGCCCTGCTCGCCAGCCTGCTCGGGCTCTTGGCGGTGGCGGGGGGCCTGGCCGCCTCCCTGCGGTGGGACACCCCGGCCGGGCCCTCGGTGGTGCTCGCCGCCGCCCTCCTCTTCGCCCTGAGCGCCCTCGCCCCCCTCCGGGCGCGGTAA
- a CDS encoding metal ABC transporter ATP-binding protein: MRAEARPRDEPLVEARGVGVRLGGQSILHRIDLAVHPGEVVSLIGPNGAGKTTLIRALLGLLPPAEGSVRRKPGLVVGYLPQRVAVDPILPLTVRRLLSLPRPVPEREASRALDETGAAYLMDRSVHALSGGEMQRVLLARALLRGPHLLVLDEPVQNVDVTGQLEMYGLISRIRGERGCGILMVSHDLHVVMASTDRVVCLNRHICCHGRPEDVSAHPEYLALFGPQAARNLAVYTHAHDHRHGPEGEVVPLRPNGPAREPTGVEDRPQPPRGHHGLHGHHHGGGGH, translated from the coding sequence ATGCGCGCTGAGGCCCGGCCCCGCGATGAGCCCCTGGTCGAGGCCCGGGGGGTGGGGGTCCGCCTCGGCGGGCAGTCCATCCTCCATCGCATCGATCTGGCCGTGCACCCGGGGGAGGTCGTCTCCCTCATCGGCCCCAACGGAGCGGGGAAGACCACCCTCATCCGCGCCCTGCTGGGCCTCCTCCCCCCGGCGGAGGGCTCGGTGCGCCGCAAGCCGGGGCTGGTGGTCGGCTACCTCCCCCAGCGCGTCGCGGTGGACCCCATCCTTCCCCTCACCGTGCGGCGCCTTCTGAGCCTCCCCCGCCCCGTCCCGGAGAGAGAGGCCTCCCGCGCCCTCGATGAGACGGGCGCCGCGTACCTCATGGACCGCTCCGTCCACGCCCTCTCGGGGGGCGAGATGCAGCGCGTGCTGCTCGCCCGGGCGCTCCTGCGCGGCCCCCACCTCCTCGTGCTCGACGAGCCCGTCCAGAACGTGGACGTGACGGGCCAGCTCGAGATGTACGGCCTCATCTCCCGCATCCGCGGCGAGCGGGGGTGCGGCATCCTCATGGTCTCCCACGACCTCCACGTGGTGATGGCCTCGACGGATCGCGTGGTGTGCCTCAACCGCCACATCTGCTGCCACGGCCGGCCCGAGGACGTGAGCGCCCACCCGGAGTACCTCGCCCTCTTCGGCCCCCAGGCGGCGCGGAACCTCGCCGTCTACACCCACGCCCACGACCACCGGCACGGCCCCGAGGGGGAGGTGGTCCCCCTGCGCCCGAACGGCCCCGCCCGGGAGCCCACCGGCGTGGAGGATCGGCCGCAGCCGCCCCGCGGCCATCACGGGCTCCACGGGCACCATCACGGGGGGGGCGGGCACTAG
- a CDS encoding transcriptional repressor — MAGESQVQFPESGHDHAACVADALERASELCARRGARLTAIRRRVLELVWGSHAPVGAYDILARMDPGGRRGGAPATVYRALDFLIAQGFVHRLSSVNAFVGCGVPDNPHMAQFLICRGCGAVAEMDEPRIEGAIGEAAARAGFEVETPVIEVQGRCPACREKAQADAR; from the coding sequence ATGGCTGGCGAATCCCAGGTGCAGTTTCCCGAAAGCGGGCACGACCACGCCGCCTGCGTGGCCGACGCCCTGGAGCGCGCCTCGGAGCTCTGCGCCCGGCGGGGGGCCCGGCTCACCGCCATCCGCCGGCGCGTCCTGGAGCTCGTCTGGGGGAGCCACGCCCCCGTCGGGGCGTACGACATCCTCGCCCGGATGGATCCCGGGGGCCGGCGCGGCGGTGCCCCGGCCACGGTGTACCGCGCCCTCGACTTCCTGATCGCGCAGGGCTTCGTCCACCGCCTGAGCAGCGTGAACGCCTTCGTGGGCTGCGGCGTCCCGGACAACCCCCACATGGCCCAGTTCCTCATCTGCCGGGGATGCGGCGCCGTCGCCGAGATGGACGAGCCGCGCATCGAGGGGGCCATCGGGGAGGCGGCGGCCCGGGCGGGCTTCGAGGTGGAGACCCCGGTCATCGAGGTGCAGGGACGCTGCCCCGCCTGCCGCGAGAAGGCGCAAGCCGATGCGCGCTGA
- a CDS encoding zinc ABC transporter substrate-binding protein, whose protein sequence is MRIRPPAWLGAACLSLFFHPAAAPAAPRVVVTISPIHSLAASVMEGAASPRLLIPGTASPHNYTLKPSDAQALAQAQLIIWVGEEIEPILEKPLKALGKKARVLELSKAPGITLLDAREGGVWEGHGHEEKEKGHAQDETKRGHDEQEKKEAGKKEERHEEKDMHIWLSPANAKRIARAMAQALGEIDPGNAPAYRANAERLAAGIDALDAELREQLKPVRGKPYIVFHDAYQYFERHYGLSPAGSISASSAHAPGAKRLYEIRKKIVESKAGCVFREPQFPSRLVETVVSGTPAKIGVLDPDGGATIPPGPGAYFRLMRNLAGSLRACLLSEN, encoded by the coding sequence ATGCGCATCCGCCCGCCCGCCTGGCTCGGGGCCGCCTGCCTGAGCCTTTTTTTCCATCCGGCCGCCGCCCCGGCGGCGCCCCGGGTGGTCGTCACCATCAGCCCCATCCACTCCCTCGCCGCCTCGGTGATGGAGGGGGCGGCCTCCCCCCGCCTCCTGATCCCGGGGACGGCCTCGCCGCACAACTACACCCTCAAGCCCTCGGACGCCCAGGCGCTCGCCCAGGCCCAGCTCATCATCTGGGTGGGGGAAGAGATCGAGCCCATCCTGGAGAAGCCCCTCAAGGCCCTGGGGAAGAAGGCGCGCGTGCTGGAACTCTCCAAGGCTCCGGGGATCACCCTCCTGGACGCGCGCGAGGGCGGGGTCTGGGAGGGGCACGGGCACGAGGAAAAGGAAAAGGGCCACGCCCAGGACGAAACGAAGCGCGGCCACGACGAGCAGGAGAAGAAAGAAGCCGGAAAGAAGGAGGAGCGACACGAGGAAAAAGACATGCACATCTGGCTGAGCCCGGCCAACGCCAAGCGGATCGCCCGCGCCATGGCCCAAGCCCTCGGTGAGATCGATCCCGGCAACGCCCCCGCCTACCGCGCCAACGCGGAGAGGCTCGCGGCGGGGATCGACGCCCTCGACGCCGAGCTGCGGGAACAGTTGAAGCCCGTCCGGGGCAAGCCCTACATCGTCTTCCACGACGCCTACCAGTACTTCGAGCGGCACTACGGCCTCTCCCCCGCGGGCTCGATCTCGGCCTCCTCGGCCCACGCGCCGGGGGCCAAGCGGCTCTACGAGATCCGCAAGAAGATCGTCGAGTCGAAGGCCGGCTGCGTCTTCCGGGAGCCCCAGTTCCCCTCCCGGCTGGTGGAGACGGTGGTGAGCGGCACCCCGGCCAAGATCGGGGTGCTCGACCCGGACGGCGGGGCCACGATTCCTCCGGGGCCGGGGGCTTACTTCCGGCTCATGCGCAACCTGGCCGGCTCCCTGCGCGCCTGCCTTCTTTCGGAGAACTAG
- a CDS encoding DUF1007 family protein, which yields MRLLLLAAALVAWPPSPALPHPHVWITNGTTFLFQDGKLAGVRLEWAFDELFSDTLVREFDENKNGKLDPAEVQQIQKETFPYLQKFHFFAHIMLGQKKAPVTEVHEFSAEARKDGVRYRLTVRLPEPVDPRKTPVTVNVFDETYYVDFIHEKKDPVRIEGAPAGTCTYRMGRSILSVVSGWNMMVPTPIHLECPAR from the coding sequence TTGCGCCTTCTGCTGCTCGCCGCCGCCCTCGTGGCGTGGCCGCCCTCGCCCGCCCTGCCCCATCCCCACGTCTGGATCACGAACGGCACCACCTTCCTCTTCCAGGACGGGAAGCTCGCCGGGGTGCGGCTTGAGTGGGCCTTCGACGAGCTCTTCAGCGACACCCTGGTGCGCGAGTTCGACGAGAACAAGAACGGCAAGCTCGACCCGGCCGAGGTCCAGCAGATCCAGAAGGAAACCTTCCCCTACCTCCAGAAGTTCCACTTCTTCGCCCACATCATGCTTGGCCAGAAGAAGGCGCCCGTGACCGAGGTGCACGAGTTCTCGGCCGAGGCCCGCAAGGACGGCGTGCGCTACCGCCTGACGGTGCGGCTCCCGGAGCCGGTGGACCCCCGGAAGACCCCCGTGACGGTCAACGTCTTCGACGAGACCTACTACGTGGACTTCATCCACGAGAAGAAGGACCCGGTGCGCATCGAGGGGGCCCCGGCCGGGACGTGCACCTACCGGATGGGGAGGAGCATCCTCTCCGTCGTCTCGGGCTGGAACATGATGGTCCCCACCCCGATCCATCTGGAATGCCCCGCGCGATGA
- a CDS encoding VOC family protein yields MPLIKMTKGSIDIGIVVKDLDRAAKFYGEVLGFPQVRELEVSKEKAAQAGCASGRFRFKAFQAGEVQLKLAQADANPAPGGGKVDGATGYRYITFMVESVGETLKSLQAAGVKPAGEITEVVPGRFILFFQDPDGNMLECVGPK; encoded by the coding sequence ATGCCCCTCATCAAGATGACGAAAGGCTCCATCGACATCGGCATCGTCGTGAAGGACCTGGACCGGGCGGCCAAGTTCTACGGGGAGGTCCTGGGCTTCCCCCAGGTGCGGGAGCTGGAAGTCTCCAAGGAGAAGGCGGCTCAGGCGGGCTGCGCCTCGGGCCGCTTCCGCTTCAAGGCCTTCCAGGCCGGCGAGGTGCAGCTCAAGCTGGCCCAGGCGGACGCGAACCCCGCCCCGGGCGGCGGGAAGGTGGACGGCGCCACGGGCTACCGCTACATCACCTTCATGGTGGAGAGCGTCGGGGAAACCCTCAAGAGCCTCCAGGCCGCGGGGGTCAAGCCCGCGGGCGAGATCACCGAGGTCGTGCCGGGGCGCTTCATCCTCTTCTTCCAGGACCCGGACGGCAACATGCTGGAGTGCGTGGGGCCGAAGTAG
- a CDS encoding DedA family protein, translating into MFEIVQGYLAEFTYAGIFLVLFLCGLGLPVPEDVPIIVSGYLSYLGTIQPLPALGVNLAGILLGDMMIYSFGYWMGPRALRLRLIRHVMTPERAGKVNRFFQKHGKKAVFFGRFVAGLRAPLFLAAGVARVPPRTFVLMDGAAAMISVPVLFFLAFYFGEKLDALREFLGSTKRLVAVLLTVGFAVWLARGYLIRRRRAKDLPA; encoded by the coding sequence ATGTTTGAGATCGTTCAAGGCTATTTGGCCGAGTTCACCTACGCGGGGATATTCCTCGTCCTCTTCCTGTGCGGCCTGGGCCTGCCCGTCCCCGAGGATGTCCCGATCATCGTCTCGGGCTACCTCTCTTACCTGGGAACCATCCAGCCCTTGCCCGCGCTGGGGGTGAACCTGGCCGGAATCCTCCTCGGCGACATGATGATCTACTCCTTCGGCTACTGGATGGGCCCCCGCGCCCTGCGGCTCCGGCTGATCCGGCACGTGATGACGCCCGAGCGCGCGGGCAAGGTGAACCGCTTCTTCCAGAAGCACGGGAAGAAGGCCGTCTTCTTCGGCCGCTTCGTCGCCGGGCTCCGGGCGCCGCTCTTCCTCGCGGCGGGCGTCGCCCGGGTCCCCCCCCGTACCTTCGTCCTCATGGACGGCGCGGCCGCCATGATCAGCGTGCCGGTGCTCTTCTTCCTCGCCTTCTACTTCGGGGAGAAGCTGGACGCCCTGCGGGAGTTCCTGGGCAGCACGAAGCGGCTGGTCGCGGTCCTGCTGACGGTGGGGTTCGCGGTCTGGCTCGCGCGCGGCTACCTGATACGGCGCCGGCGCGCGAAGGATCTTCCGGCCTAG
- a CDS encoding homoserine kinase, whose translation MALVRVQVPASTTNLGPGFDALGVALRLYNRVELDELPWGISIQVEGEGKNTIPRDESNICVEAVKRVYERAGRPFRGLWMKQRNHIPLARGLGSSSAALVGGLVGANLMLGGPLTMDGLVQLAVEMEGHPDNVVPALLGGFCISAIDTAGRAVYTRAPVVDRYLWVIVVPSFEVSTKAARQKLPRQIPLADAIFNVQRVSMLLAAFATGRDDLFRDAMEDRLHQPYRAGLMGPLEEVFAAARKAGALGVCISGAGPCVLAICAHNPGRVGNAMREVYLARGIGCRMHVLRMDPRGAHAADIAMAEGAPRLLRKG comes from the coding sequence TTGGCGCTGGTCCGAGTCCAGGTCCCCGCGAGCACCACGAACCTCGGCCCCGGCTTCGACGCCCTGGGCGTGGCGCTGCGGCTCTACAACCGGGTCGAGCTGGACGAGCTGCCCTGGGGCATCTCGATCCAGGTGGAGGGCGAGGGGAAGAACACCATCCCCCGGGATGAGTCCAACATCTGCGTCGAGGCGGTGAAGCGGGTCTACGAGCGGGCCGGGCGCCCCTTCCGCGGCCTCTGGATGAAGCAGCGCAACCACATCCCCCTGGCGCGCGGGCTGGGGAGCAGCTCCGCCGCCCTGGTCGGGGGGCTGGTGGGCGCGAACCTCATGCTCGGCGGGCCGCTCACCATGGACGGCCTGGTCCAGCTCGCCGTCGAGATGGAGGGCCACCCGGATAACGTGGTGCCCGCCCTGCTGGGAGGATTCTGCATCTCGGCCATCGACACCGCGGGCCGCGCCGTCTACACCCGGGCCCCCGTGGTGGACCGCTACCTGTGGGTGATCGTGGTGCCCTCGTTCGAGGTGAGCACGAAGGCCGCCCGCCAGAAGCTCCCCCGCCAGATCCCCCTGGCCGACGCCATCTTCAACGTGCAGCGGGTGAGCATGCTCCTCGCCGCCTTCGCCACCGGGCGGGACGATCTCTTCCGAGACGCCATGGAGGACCGCCTCCACCAGCCCTACCGCGCCGGGCTCATGGGCCCGCTGGAGGAGGTCTTCGCCGCGGCGCGCAAGGCGGGGGCGCTGGGGGTCTGCATCAGCGGGGCGGGCCCGTGCGTGCTCGCCATCTGCGCGCACAACCCCGGCCGCGTCGGGAACGCCATGCGGGAGGTCTACCTGGCCCGCGGGATCGGGTGCCGGATGCACGTCCTCCGCATGGACCCCCGCGGCGCCCACGCCGCGGACATCGCCATGGCCGAAGGGGCTCCGCGGCTCCTGCGGAAGGGCTAG
- a CDS encoding nicotinamidase has protein sequence MPRIPVSPSDALIVVDLQVDFCPGGALAVPEGDRVVEPVNRLLAAPGWFRVATRDWHPPDHVSFRARGGIWPPHCVQGTPGAEFHPGMDAAKADLVVSKGDRSGEEAYSGFQGTALRDELRRRGVRRLFVCGLATDYCVLNTALDGRKAGFEVIVLEDAVRAVDVQPGDGARALDEMREAGCAVARSAGVAA, from the coding sequence GTGCCCCGTATCCCCGTGAGTCCCTCGGACGCCCTGATCGTCGTGGATCTGCAGGTGGACTTCTGCCCCGGCGGGGCGCTGGCCGTGCCCGAGGGGGACCGCGTGGTGGAGCCCGTGAACCGCCTCCTGGCCGCGCCGGGGTGGTTCCGGGTGGCCACCCGGGACTGGCACCCCCCGGATCACGTGTCGTTCCGGGCGCGGGGGGGCATCTGGCCCCCGCACTGCGTGCAGGGGACGCCCGGCGCGGAGTTCCACCCCGGGATGGACGCCGCGAAGGCGGACCTCGTGGTGTCGAAGGGGGACCGCTCCGGCGAGGAGGCCTACTCCGGCTTCCAGGGCACCGCCCTCCGCGATGAGCTGCGGCGGCGAGGGGTTCGGCGCCTCTTCGTGTGCGGGCTGGCGACGGACTACTGTGTCCTCAACACCGCCCTGGACGGCCGCAAGGCGGGCTTCGAGGTGATCGTCCTGGAGGACGCCGTCCGCGCGGTGGACGTCCAGCCGGGCGACGGCGCTCGCGCCCTGGACGAGATGCGCGAGGCGGGCTGCGCCGTGGCCCGCTCGGCCGGCGTCGCGGCCTGA
- a CDS encoding low molecular weight protein arginine phosphatase → MKILFVCTGNLNRSPMAEALLRKFLSREGRKDVQLQSAGTHAMAGSGCPAEAIKVAEIAGVDLSRHRSRPLTPDLVAWADRIVIMGPEHRDFIEMNFPDALPKVAELAAFRPGGKPGDSLKDPQGQSAFFYRQYFGELTQAIQGFLASLRNGR, encoded by the coding sequence ATGAAGATCCTGTTCGTGTGCACGGGGAACCTCAACCGCTCCCCGATGGCCGAGGCTCTCCTGCGGAAGTTCCTCTCGCGGGAGGGGCGCAAGGACGTGCAGCTCCAGTCCGCGGGCACCCACGCCATGGCGGGTAGCGGCTGCCCGGCGGAGGCCATCAAGGTGGCCGAGATCGCCGGTGTGGACCTGAGCCGGCACCGCTCCCGCCCCCTCACCCCCGACCTCGTGGCGTGGGCGGACCGCATCGTCATCATGGGGCCCGAGCACCGGGACTTCATCGAGATGAACTTCCCGGACGCTCTCCCCAAGGTGGCCGAGCTGGCCGCCTTCCGCCCCGGCGGCAAGCCCGGGGACTCCCTGAAGGACCCCCAGGGGCAGTCGGCCTTCTTCTACCGCCAGTATTTCGGCGAGCTGACCCAGGCGATCCAGGGCTTCCTCGCCTCGCTTCGCAACGGCCGCTGA